The following are encoded together in the Macrobrachium nipponense isolate FS-2020 chromosome 14, ASM1510439v2, whole genome shotgun sequence genome:
- the LOC135226183 gene encoding basic proline-rich protein-like produces the protein MASLARPFRTRGWPSPAHSRTRWQASPAIPGTRGDPRPPIPRTVRASPAHSREPVGDPRPHIPGPVESLAPHSRDPWRAQPAHFPVTRGRGLARPFPGPVAGLARPFSRDTVAGLATPIPGTLGSLARLHSRNPGRPRQPIPRDPLQASPAHSRNTWQASPAHYPGDPWPGLGPPNSRGPVAGPSRPPIPGTRGRPSRAIRDPWQAAPSHSRTRGRPSPAHFPGTRGRPSPAHSLDPWRRPARPPGDPWPSPRPHSRDPWQALPGCPFQGPWASLRPPIPRKPVALASPAHSRDPVQPSPPSRDPWRASPAHFPGPVLEPRPPIPGQVQGLAPPFQGPVREPRPPFRDPWRAAPRPFGHLGGSPGPIPGPVASLCPRPFPNPSWQGLARPFPGDPWQALGPPHSRDPGRLAPPIPGTRGRPRPTPIPGTRGRTSPAPIPGTVAGPRQPIPGTRGRPRPPIPGTRGRPRPPIPGTRGRPRAPFPGTVAGFARPFQGPWRASARPIPRTRGEPRPPPLFHDPWQASPARSRDPWRASPAHSRDPWRASPAHSRDPWQASPAPSWTRGRHHPPSLKRVTPLINLRTRICH, from the exons ATGGCGAGCCTCGCCCGCCCATTCCGAACCCGTGGCTGGCCCTCGCCCGCCCATTCCCGGACCCgttggcaggcctcgcccgccattcccgggacccgtggcgatCCTCGCCCGCCCATTCCCAGGACCGTG CGAGCCTCGCCCGCCCATTCCCGGGAACCCGTGGGCGATCCTCGCCCGCACATTCCGGGACCCGTGGAGAGCCTCGCCCCCCATTCCCGGGACCCTTGGCGAGCCCAGCCCGCCCATTTCCCGGTAACCCGTGGGcgaggcctcgcccgcccattcccgggacccgtggcaggcctcgcccgcccatttTCCCGGGACACCGTGGCAGGCCTCGCCACGCCCATTCCCGGGACCCTTGGCAGCCTCGCCCGCCTCCATTCCCGGAACCCTGGCAGACCTCGCCAGCCCATTCCCCGGGACCCGTTGCAGGCCTCGCCAGCCCATTCCCGGAacacgtggcaggcctcgcccgcccattaCCCGGGGGACCCGTGGCCCGGCCTCGGCCCGCCCAATTCCCGGGGACCTGTGGCAGGGCCCTCTCGCCCACCcattcccgggacccgtggcaggcccTCGCGCGCCATtcgggacccgtggcaggccgCGCCCTCCCATTCCCGGACCCGTGGCAGGCCCTCGCCCGCCCATTTCCCGGGGACCCGTGGCAGGCCCTCGCCCGCCCATTCCCTGGACCCGTGGCGGaggcccgcccgcccgcccggggaccCGTGGCCGAGCCCTCGCCCCcattcccgggacccgtggcaagCCCTTCCCGGCTGCCCATTCCAGGGACCATGGGCGAGCCTCCGCCCGCCCATTCCCCGGAAACCCGTGGCCctggcctcgcccgcccattccCGGGACCCGGTGCAGCCCTCGCCGCCATCCCGTGACCCGTGGCGAGCCTCGCCCGCCCATTTCCCAGGACCCGTGTTGGAGCCTCGCCCGCCCATTCCGGGACAAGTGCAGGGCCTCGCCCCGCCATTCCAGGGACCCGTTCGCGAGCCTCGCCCGCCCTTCCGGGACCCGTGGCGAGCCGCGCCCCGCCCATTCGGGCACCTTGGAGGCTCGCCCGGCCCAATTCCGGGACCCGTGGCGAGCCTCTGCCCCCGCCCATTCCCGAACCCGTCGTGGcagggcctcgcccgcccattccCAGGGGACCCGTGGCAGGCCCTCGGCCCGCCCCATTCACGGGACCCTGGCAGGCTCGCCCCGCCcattcccgggacccgtggcaggcctcgccccaCGCCCATTCCCGGAACCCGTGGCAGGACCTCGCCAGCCCCTATTCCCGGGACAGTGGCAGGACCTCGACAGCCcattcccgggacccgtggcaggcctcgcccgcccattcccgggacccgtggcaggcctcgcccgcccattcctgggacccgtggcaggcctcGCGCGCCATTTCCCGGGACCGTGGCAGGCTTCGCCCGCCCATTCCAGGGACCGTGGAGAGCCTCGGCCCGCCCCATTCCCAGGACCCGTGGTGAGCCTCGCCCCCCGCCCTTATTCCATGAcccgtggcaggcctcgcccgcccgttcccgggacccgtggcgagcctcgcccgcccattcccgggacccgtggcgagcctcgcccgcccattcccgggacccgtggcaggcctcgcccgccccaTCCTGGACCCGTGGCAGGCATCACCCGCCGTCCCTAAAGAGAGTAACACCTCTGAttaaccttagaaccagaatatgccactga
- the LOC135226184 gene encoding tetra-peptide repeat homeobox protein 1-like, which yields MTRPPIPGTTWQAAPAIPGTVAGLARPFRDRGEPRPPFPGPLRAWPAHSGNRGRASLAHSLDPWRARRPFSGDTVASPHAHSRARGEPRHAHSRARGEPGPPIPGTRRQARPPIPGPVEGLAPPHSPGPVAGLLRPFQGHVAGSPAIPGTRRRASPANSPGPVAGLARPFPWTRGSLTRPSPGTRGKASRAHVPGPWRPSPVPFPGPRGRPRPPILRDPVSGPSPAHVPGPVGRASPAHSGTLASLAPPTPGPRGEPRPPIPGPRGNLRPPNPGTRGEPPPAHIPGTSGLASPAHSPAPWQPRRPFPGPVASLARAMSQDPCEPRPPIPGTRGMASARPFPGSRSGLARPSPDPLASPRPFPDPWRASPALPGTRGEPRPHHSRDPWRARPPIPEPVAASPAPYPVPWQASPRPMFPCTRGMPRHPPFPYPWQASPALSLTPWQASPAHSRWKPWQASHEPIPGTPCRPSPAHVPGTRGWPQPAPFPGPVAASRTHSGTPVAVPRAPIPGPSGCLALPFPRDPWQASPAHSPGPVAGLAQAHIPGPVASLARTMSGPVA from the exons ATGACTCGCCCGCCCATTCCCGGGACCACATGGCAGGCCGCGCCCGCCATTCCCGGTaccgtggcaggcctcgcccgcccattccGGGACCGTGGCGAGCCTCGCCCGCCATTCCCGGGACCCTTGCGAGCCTGGCCCGCCCATTCCGGGAACCGTGGACGAGCCTCGCTCGCCCATTCCCTGGACCCGTGGCGAGCTCGCCGCCCGTTCTCGGGCGACACCGTGGCGAGCCCGCACGCCCATTCCCGGGCCCGTGGCGAGCCTCGCCACGCCCATTCCCGGGCCCGTGGCGAGCCCGGCCCGCCCATTCCCGGAACCCGTAGGCAGGCTCGCCCGCCCATTCCGGGACCCGTGGAAGGCCTCGCTCCGCCCCATTccccgggacccgtggcaggcctcCTCCGCCCATTCCAGGGACACGTGGCAGGCTCGCCCGCCATTCCCGGGACCCGTAGGCGAGCATCGCCCGCTAATTCCCCTGGACctgtggcaggcctcgcccgcccattccCGTGGACCCGTGGCAGCCTGACCCGCCCAtctcccgggacccgtggcaagGCCTCTCGTGCCCATGTCCCGGGCCCGTGGCGGCCCTCGCCCGTCCCATTCCCGGGACcacgtggcaggcctcgcccgcccattcTCCGGGACCCAGTGTCAGGCCCTTCTCCCGCCcatgtcccgggacccgtggggCGAGCCTCGCCCGCCCATTCCGGGACCCTTGCTAGCCTCGCCCCGCCCACTCCGGGACCCCGTGGCGAGCCTCGCCCGCCCATTCCCGGACCACGTGGCAACCTTCGCCCCCCaaatcccgggacccgtggcgagcCTCCGCCCGCCCATATCCCCGGCACCAGTGGGctggcctcgcccgcccattcGCCGGCCCCTTGGCAGCCTCGCCGCCcattcccgggacccgtggcgagcCTCGCCCGCGCCATGTCCCAGGACCCTTGTGAGCCTCGCCCGCCcattcccgggacccgtggcatgGCCTCCGCCCGCCCATTCCCGGGATCCCGTAgcggcctcgcccgcccatccccggACCCGTTG GCCTCGCCCCGCCCGTTCCCGGACCCGTGGCGAGCCtcgcccgcccttcccgggaccCGTGGAGAGCCTCGCCCGCACCATTCCCGGGACCCTTGGCGAGCCCGCCCGCCCATTCCCGAACCCGTGGCAGCCTCGCCCGCACCATATCCCGTACCCTGGCAGGCCTCTCCCCGCCCCATGTTCCCGTGCACCCGTGGCATGCCTCGCCATCCCCCATTCCCGTAcccgtggcaggcctcgcccgccctaTCCCTGACgccgtggcaggcctcgcccgcccattcACGCTGGAAACCGTGGCAGGCCTCGCACGAGCCCATTCCCGGGACCCCGTGCAGGCCCTCGCCCGCCCAtgttcccgggacccgtggctgGCCTCAGCCCGCTCCATTCCCGGGACCTGTGGCAGCCTCTCGCACCCATTCCGGGACCCCCGTGGCAGTGCCTCGCGCGCCCATTCCCGGACCCAGTGGCTGCCTCGCCCTCCCATTCCCCagggacccgtggcaggcctcgcccgcacattccccgggacccgtggcaggcctcgcccaggCCCATATCCCGGGACCCGTTGCGAGCCTCGCCCGCACCATGTCCGGACCCGTGGCATAG
- the LOC135226185 gene encoding collagen alpha-2(I) chain-like, with the protein MAGDARHTGSPGMGGRGLPRVGSAREWAWGGRGLPTGFPGNGPGLEACHGSPGMGGAEACPTGFSGNGRAEARPLGPREMGGNERGSREWAGRGHPPRESQGLGGRGSHRVPRERAGEARQRVPLGNWTWAKARQRVPREWGGPRLATGPGNGPGEASPTGPREGLAGEACHGFPVGNGPGEASPRVRPGNGRSRPAKGPGNGRARPPRVPGNGRAGFAKGPGMGGRAPHGFPGMGWGELAKTGSPGRAGEVRPGIGHPGNGRARPLGPGWATAVPREWVGGSPRVPGMGG; encoded by the coding sequence ATGGCGGGTGATGCTCGCCACACTGGGTCCCCGggaatgggcgggcgaggcctgccacgggTGGGTTCCGCCCGGGAATGGGCCtggggcgggcgaggcctgcccaCGGGTTTCCCGGGAAATGGGCCCGGGCTGgaggcctgccacgggtccccGGGAATGGGCGGGGCCGAGGCCTGCCCGACGGGTTTTTCCGGGAATGGGCGGGCCGAGGCTCGCCCACTGGGTCCCCGGGAAATGGGCGGCAATGAGCGAGGGTCCCGGGAATGGGCGGGCCGAGGGCATCCGCCCCGGGAATCCCAGGGACTGGGAGGGCGAGGCTCCCACCGGGTCCcacgggaacgggcgggcgaggctCGCCAACGGGTCCCCCTGGGTAATTGGACGTGGGCGAAGGCTCGCCAACGGGTTCCCCGGGAATGGGGCGGGCCGAGgctcgccacgggtcccgggaatgGGCCGGGCGAGGCCTCGCCAACTGGTCCCCGGGAGGGAttggcgggcgaggcctgccacgggTTCCCCGTGGGAAATGGGCCGGGCGAGGCCTCGCCACGGGTCCGTCCCGGGAATGGGCGGTCGAGGCCTGCCAAGGGTCCCGggaatgggcgggcgaggcctccACGGGTTCCCGGGAATGGGCGGGCGGGCTTCGCCAAGGGTCCGGGAATGGGCGGGCGAGCTCCCCACGGGTTCCCGGGAATGGGCTGGGGCGAGCTCGCCAAAACCGGGTCCCCGGGAAGGGCGGGCGAGGTCCGCCCAGGCATCGGGCACCCGGGaaatgggcgggcgaggcctctGGGCCCCGGGTGGGCGACTGCGGTCCCCCGGGAATGGGTGGGCGgctcgccacgggtcccgggaatgGGCGGGTGA